In a single window of the Nitrospinota bacterium genome:
- a CDS encoding TIR domain-containing protein yields the protein MMEKLEKLKEDITRIQGIMVTVSTGRGNIDDFEEEYRKLYFSIKEQLKVFRKEGISFPNSNFHSSLWDFYSYWKVELKTYQERREYVRLLYKTIDDAITQVLMKVSTETTDPANLEKLLSSLIGDSVKINESRVSPPSVEVYDESEDEFEYDIALSFAGENRKIADDLARALLIEGVKVFYDKFYKSEMWGKKLTDYFQDVYGPKARFVIALISKHYPIKDWTDYEFSIARGEAKKRKAEFILPVKLDDTKILGIHEDVKYLDLESEGVEGIVDSVREKLNIKERSISKGIFVTTLGVNFEDLVEKEIISEKDWREYPKTCDKLESDLRAKLDKSSIGKYHFTEPSARNGETLSVRFAHYWDLSGGLPDFSFTDYWDFLEFRPVEEIYPDSHKEVKSMFRGTIPNKR from the coding sequence ATGATGGAGAAATTAGAAAAACTTAAGGAAGACATCACAAGGATACAAGGAATCATGGTCACAGTTTCTACTGGTCGTGGAAACATCGATGATTTTGAAGAAGAATATCGAAAATTATATTTTTCAATAAAGGAGCAATTAAAAGTTTTTCGAAAGGAAGGAATTAGTTTCCCGAACTCGAACTTTCATTCCTCTCTTTGGGATTTTTATTCTTACTGGAAAGTGGAATTAAAAACTTATCAAGAAAGAAGAGAATATGTTCGTTTATTGTATAAGACTATTGATGATGCTATAACACAAGTTCTAATGAAGGTTTCTACCGAAACAACCGACCCAGCTAATTTAGAAAAGTTACTATCTTCGCTGATTGGAGATAGTGTTAAAATTAACGAATCGCGAGTTTCGCCCCCATCTGTAGAAGTATATGATGAATCGGAAGATGAGTTTGAATATGATATTGCTCTATCGTTTGCTGGCGAAAATAGAAAGATTGCAGATGATCTTGCAAGGGCGTTACTAATCGAAGGAGTTAAAGTATTTTATGATAAATTTTATAAGAGTGAGATGTGGGGGAAAAAATTAACTGACTACTTTCAGGATGTTTATGGTCCAAAAGCAAGATTTGTAATAGCCCTAATCTCAAAGCATTATCCTATCAAAGACTGGACAGATTATGAATTCTCCATTGCAAGAGGAGAGGCTAAAAAAAGAAAAGCAGAATTTATACTGCCAGTCAAGTTAGATGATACTAAAATTTTAGGAATACATGAAGATGTAAAATACCTTGACTTAGAGAGCGAGGGTGTTGAGGGGATAGTTGATTCCGTGCGCGAAAAATTGAACATAAAGGAAAGAAGTATAAGTAAAGGCATATTTGTTACGACTTTAGGAGTTAATTTTGAAGATTTAGTTGAAAAGGAAATAATATCAGAGAAGGACTGGAGGGAATATCCAAAAACATGCGATAAATTAGAAAGTGATTTAAGGGCAAAACTGGATAAATCGTCAATTGGCAAATATCATTTTACGGAGCCATCAGCGAGAAATGGAGAAACCTTATCTGTAAGATTTGCTCATTATTGGGATCTCTCAGGGGGATTACCTGATTTTAGTTTTACTGATTACTGGGACTTTCTTGAGTTTCGTCCAGTAGAAGAAATCTATCCAGATAGTCATAAA